From a single Nicotiana tomentosiformis chromosome 2, ASM39032v3, whole genome shotgun sequence genomic region:
- the LOC104085808 gene encoding uncharacterized protein — protein MSTSCATVRTECLNSVGNRLAVPARINHFRGKCELNRRNFALNGIVAAGASVITPSVVAETSKGLEKLPFKPEGYNYWTWRGHKIHYVVEGEGFPVVLIHGFGASAFHWRYNIPELAKKYKVYAVDLIGFGWSEKALIDYDALVWRDQVVDFLKDIVKEPAVLVGNSLGGFTALVAAASLTGQVKGVSLLNSAGQFGDASSAAKETEETALQKLILKPLKEIFQRVFLGFLFWQAKQPARIESVLKSVYKDSSNVDDYLINSITRPADDPNAGEVYYRLMTRFMSNQRKYTLDSVLRQLSCPLLLLWGDLDPWVGPAKANRIKEFYPNTTVVNLQAGHCPHDEVPELVNKALLDWLSTTVTPASSLETVSEV, from the exons ATGTCAACTTCTTGTGCCACTGTCAGAACAGAATGCTTGAACTCAGTAGGTAACAGGTTAGCTGTGCCTGCAAGAATTAATCATTTCA GGGGAAAATGTGAATTGAATAGAAGGAATTTTGCTTTGAATGGTATTGTTGCTGCTGGAGCTTCAGTTATTACCCCTTCTGTAGTTGCTGAAACCTCTAAAG GTCTGGAGAAACTACCATTTAAGCCAGAGGGGTACAACTATTGGACGTGGCGCGGCCACAAAATTCATTATGTTGTGGAAGGAGAAGGGTTCCCAGTTGTTCTGATTCATGGATTTGGTGCTTCAGCTTTTCACTGGAG GTATAACATACCAGAACTGGCTAAAAAATACAAGGTTTATGCTGTGGATTTGATAGGATTTGGCTGGAGCGAGAAGGCACTAATAGACTATGATGCCTTGGTTTGGAGAGATCAGGTTGTCGACTTCTTGAAGGATATAGTGAAAGAACCGGCAGTTTTAGTGGGGAACAG TCTTGGAGGATTTACTGCTTTGGTAGCAGCAGCGTCACTCACCGGTCAAGTCAAGGGAGTGTCACTACTGAATAGCGCAGGACAGTTTGGGGATGCCAGCAGTGCAGCTAAAGAAACTGAAGAAACAGCCTTACAGAAACTTATTCTAAAGCCGCTAAAGGAAATCTTTCAACGTGTATTCCTTGGATTCTTATTCTGGCAAGCCAAGCAACCGGCTCGTATTGAATCTGTCCTGAAGAGC GTCTACAAAGATTCTTCAAACGTGGACGATTATCTCATCAATTCAATTACTAGACCTGCAGATGACCCAAATGCAGgagaggtttattaccg ACTGATGACAAGATTCATGTCAAACCAGAGAAAGTATACACTTGATAGTGTGTTGAGACAACTTTCTTGCCCATTGCTGTTATTATGGGGTGACCTAGACCCTTGGGTTGGTCCTGCCAAGGCCAACCGGATTAAGGAGTTCTATCCGAACACAACTGTTGTTAACCTGCAGGCAGGACATTGTCCCCACGACGAAGTTCCAGAACTAGTGAATAAAGCTCTATTGGATTGGTTGTCAACCACAGTGACACCGGCATCTTCTCTTGAAACAGTATCAGAAGTTTAA
- the LOC104085807 gene encoding gamma carbonic anhydrase 1, mitochondrial-like, whose amino-acid sequence MGTLGKAIYTVGFWIRETGQAMDRLGCRLQGNYYFHEHLSRHRTLMNLFDKVPMVAKDAFVAPSASLIGDVHVGRNASIWYGCVLRGDVNSISIGAGTNIQDNSLVHVAKSNLSGKVLPTIIGNNVTVGHSAVLHGCTVEDEAFVGMGATLLDGAVVEKNAMVAAGALVRQKTRIPCGEVWGGNPARFLRKLTEEEIAFISQSAANYTNLAQVHAAENAKSFDAIEFEKVLRKKFARKDEEYDSMLGVDRQTPPELILPDNIQAPKAS is encoded by the exons ATGGGTACGCTGGGGAAAGCAATCTACACAGTCGGGTTCTGGATCAGGGAAACGGGTCAAGCCATGGATCGTTTGGGCTGCCGCCTCCAAGGCAACTATTACTTCCATGAACACT TGTCAAGGCATAGAACTCTTATGAACTTGTTTGACAAAGTACCTATGGTTGCTAAAGATGCATTTGTGGCCCCAAGTGCTTCTTTAATTGGTGATGTTCATGTTGGACGTAATGCTTCTATTTGGTATGGATGTGTTCTGCGAG GTGATGTGAACAGTATTAGTATAGGAGCAGGAACCAATATCCAGGACAATTCTCTTGTTCATGTAGCTAAATCAAATCTAAGTGGAAAGGTTTTGCCAACAATTATTGGCAACAATGTTACTGTAG GTCATAGTGCTGTCTTGCATGGATGTACTGTTGAAGATGAGGCATTTGTTGGTATGGGTGCAACTCTGCTTGATGGGGCAGTTGTGGAGAAAAATGCTATGGTCGCTGCTGGTGCCCTTGTCAGGCAGAAGACGAGGATTCCTTGTGGAGAG GTATGGGGAGGAAATCCAGCCAGGTTCCTGAGAAAGCTCACAGAAGAAGAAATAGCTTTTATCTCGCAGTCAGCTGCCAACTACACTAATTTAGCGCAGGTTCACGCTGCTGAAAATGCAAAAAGCTTTGATGCGATTGAATTTGAGAAGGTGTTGCGGAAGAAATTTGCTCGCAAAGACGAGGAGTATGACTCTATGCTGGGTGTTGATCGTCAAACACCTCCAGAGCTTATCCTGCCTGATAATATCCAGGCGCCAAAGGCCTCTTAA